In the genome of Raphanus sativus cultivar WK10039 chromosome 4, ASM80110v3, whole genome shotgun sequence, one region contains:
- the LOC108848970 gene encoding glycosyl hydrolase 5 family protein, with protein MKQRVPMERFFFFSVFLLLPPLFFIINITFAFPLSTDSRWIVDDGNKGRRVKLTCVNWPSHLETAVAEGLSKQPLNSIGAKIVSMGFNCVRLTWPLYLATDESFSGIMTVRQSLRKLGLLEALSGFQANNPYILDLPLIKAFQEVVSSLGKHRLLVILDNHISQPGWCCNDNDGNGFFGDKHLNPQLWIRGLKKMATMFANVSNVVGMSLRNELRGPKQNIKDWYKYIREGAEAVHSVNPNILVIVSGLNYETDLSFLRDKPFEVSFKRKLVFEIHWYGFWSSWEGDNLNKICGRETENIMKMSGFLLEKGFPLFVSEFGIDQRGNSENDNRFLSCFMALAADLDLDWALWTLAGSYYVREKTIGYDETYGVLDWSWSSIRNSTILQMLSAIQSPFRGPGLMETHPKKIIFHPSTGLCIVRKSLFQLKLGSCNRSESFRLSSQRVLSLAEEKILCLKAYEEGESVKLRLYFSESYCSKWKVLSESKMQLSSITKSRESVCLDVDSDSNNIVTKSCKCLEGDASCDPKSQWFKVVTSTRSRFSAKPFFQAPLSVL; from the exons ATGAAACAGAGGGTACCAATGGaaagattcttcttcttctctgtttttcttcttcttcctcctctgttcttcatcatcaacatcactTTCGCCTTCCCTCTCTCCACCGACTCACGCTGGATCGTCGACGACGGCAACAAAGGACGGCGAGTGAAGCTCACGTGCGTCAACTGGCCGTCGCATCTGGAAACTGCGGTGGCGGAAGGTTTAAGCAAGCAGCCTTTGAATTCGATCGGGGCCAAGATCGTCTCAATGGGGTTCAATTGCGTTAGATTGACTTGGCCTCTCTACTTAGCCACCGATGAATCCTTCTCCGGGATTATGACTGTGAGACAATCTCTTCGCAAGCTTGGTCTTCTTGAAGCTCTTTCTGGTTTTCAAGCTAATAATCCGTACATTCTTGATCTTCCTCTCATCAAAGCTTTTCAG GAAGTGGTTTCTTCTCTTGGAAAGCATAGACTATTGGTGATCTTAGACAATCACATAAGCCAACCTGGTTGGTGCTGCAATGACAATGACGGAAACGGTTTTTTTGGCGATAAACATTTAAACCCTCAGCTTTGGATCAGAGGACTAAAGAAAATGGCAACAATGTTTGCTAATGTTTCAAATGTGGTTGGTATGAGTCTAAGGAATGAACTTAGAGGTCCAAAACAGAACATCAAAGATTGGTACAAGTACATTAGAGAAGGCGCTGAAGCAGTCCACTCTGTGAATCCGAACATTCTTGTCATTGTCTCCGGTTTAAACTACGAGACTGACTTATCTTTCCTCCGAGACAAACCGTTTGAAGTTAGCTTCAAGAGGAAACTAGTGTTTGAGATCCATTGGTATGGGTTTTGGAGTTCTTGGGAAGGAGATAACTTGAACAAGATTTGCGGGAGAGAAACCGAAAACATTATGAAAATGTCAGGGTTTCTACTAGAGAAAGGGTTTCCTTTGTTTGTGAGTGAGTTTGGGATTGATCAAAGAGGAAACAGTGAGAATGACAATAGGTTTCTAAGTTGTTTTATGGCTTTAGCAGCGGATCTTGACCTAGATTGGGCGTTATGGACTCTTGCAGGAAGTTATTATGTAAGAGAGAAAACTATTGGATATGATGAAACGTATGGAGTTTTGGATTGGAGTTGGTCAAGCATAAGGAACTCAACCATCTTGCAGATGCTTTCTGCTATACAATCTCCTTTTAGAG GGCCAGGTCTCATGGAAACACACCCCAAGAAAATAATATTCCATCCTTCAACTGGACTTTGCATAGTGAGGAAGTCCTTGTTTCAACTAAAGCTAGGTTCTTGCAATAGATCAGAGAGTTTTAGACTTTCTTCTCAACGAGTTTTGTCACTAGCTGAAGAAAAAATCTTGTGCTTAAAAGCTTACGAGGAAGGGGAGTCTGTGAAGCTGCGTCTGTACTTCTCAGAATCTTACTGTTCGAAATGGAAAGTTTTATCCGAGTCAAAGATGCAGCTCTCGTCGATTACAAAGAGTAGAGAATCAGTTTGTCTGGATGTGGATTCTGATAGTAACAACATTGTGACGAAAAGCTGCAAATGTTTGGAAGGAGATGCTAGTTGTGATCCAAAAAGCCAGTGGTTTAAGGTTGTTACTAGCACGAGAAGTCGGTTTAGCGCGAAACCGTTTTTTCAGGCACCTTTATCAGTCTTATAA
- the LOC108852370 gene encoding protein terminal ear1 homolog yields the protein MEDSTAFPFAGNLDPRAQEFVPLNPMSSPFYFPYTSLPPPLPPPPPSYGLFPPDPRMFTFFNRQPHPMMFSPPPPPPPSPCFNGASAVQQLSTPSNSPTRSLSLLCVPRDVTESTVRRDLEVFGEVRGVQMERITEGIVTVHFYDLRHAKRAVREICGRHMQHQEWLGSSGGGSVWRPPSSSARGFVSGRPVWAHFVLPATNAVPGGCNQGTLVIFNLDPEVSSTALRQIFQVYGSIKELRETPYKKHQRFIEFYDVRDAAKAFDRMNGEEIYGKQVVIEFSRPGGIKNKFTPFRQPQLPFQPRPILAPPPPLRQSITLMKDKSTNVNPNNGVDVVEASMRSLCIMDDDNNKTREAESETKSKNVAKWRKRKQMKSMELSQFLISEETMDDPSCRDQRTTLMIKNIPNKYSQKLLLNMLDNHCIHINEAITEERDEHEAHHNQPFSSYDFVYLPMDFNNKCNVGYGFVNMTSPEAAWRLYKAFHLQRWEVFNSHKICQVTYARVQGLEDLKEHFKSSKFPCEAELYLPVFFSPPRDGKQLTEPVSIKINGVTGINSNHLFEPMDGQDHSVGGSCCGSDNDNSQEDGLSGSSIDGGRSLTVVGETSF from the exons ATGGAAGATTCTACAGCTTTTCCTTTCGCCGGGAATCTTGACCCTCGAGCTCAAGAGTTCGTACCACTAAACCCTATGTCTTCACCTTTTTACTTTCCGTACACTTCTCTTCCGCCGCCGCTTCCGCCACCTCCTCCGTCATACGGATTATTTCCGCCGGATCCAAGAATGTTCACGTTCTTTAATCGCCAACCACATCCCATGATGTtttctcctccaccaccaccaccacctagTCCATGTTTTAACGGCGCTTCGGCTGTTCAACAGCTATCTACGCCGTCAAACTCTCCGACGCGATCACTGTCTCTGCTCTGCGTGCCGCGTGACGTCACCGAGTCCACGGTGAGACGCGACTTGGAGGTGTTCGGCGAGGTGCGTGGCGTCCAAATGGAGAGAATCACCGAGGGAATCGTGACCGTCCATTTCTACGATCTCCGTCACGCCAAAAGAGCTGTTCGAGAGATTTGCGGTAGACACATGCAGCACCAAGAATGGCTCGGTAGCAGTGGAGGTGGAAGCGTTTGGAGACCACCTTCATCATCGGCGCGTGGGTTTGTTTCCGGTAGACCTGTGTGGGCCCACTTTGTACTCCCGGCTACTAACGCAGTACCCGGCGGTTGTAACCAAGGAACGTTGGTGATATTTAACCTAGACCCTGAAGTCTCTTCCACTGCTCTCAGACAGATCTTCCAAGTTTACG GTTCGATCAAAGAGTTGAGAGAGACACCGTACAAGAAACATCAAAGATTCATTGAGTTTTACGATGTGAGAGATGCAGCGAAAGCGTTTGACCGAATGAATGGTGAAGAAATTTATGGGAAGCAAGTTGTGATAGAATTTAGCCGACCAGGTGGGATTAAGAACAAGTTCACCCCATTTAGGCAACCGCAGTTACCGTTTCAACCGCGACCAATTctagctcctcctcctcctttgaGGCAGTCTATTACTCTGATGAAAGATAAAAGCACTAATGTGAACCCTAACAATGGAGTTGATGTTGTTGAAGCTTCTATGCGTTCGTTGTGTATCATGGATGATGATAACAATAAGACCCGAGAAGCTGAATCTGAAACAAAGAGCAAAAACGTAGCTAAGTGGAGAAAGAGAAAACAGATGAAAAGTATGGAGCTAAGTCAGTTTCTTATCAGTGAAGAAACCATGGATGATCCAAGTTGCAGAGATCAACGTACCACTTTGATGATTAAGAACATACCAAACAAGTACAG tCAAAAACTGCTGTTGAATATGCTGGATAATCACTGCATTCACATCAACGAAGCGATTACCGAGGAGAGGGACGAACACGAAGCTCATCATAATCAGCCATTTTCTTCTTATGATTTCGTGTATCTGCCCATGGACTTCAA CAACAAGTGCAATGTTGGATATGGGTTTGTAAACATGACGTCTCCGGAAGCAGCTTGGAGGCTTTACAAGGCGTTTCATCTTCAACGTTGGGAGGTTTTTAATTCGCACAAGATTTGCCAAGTCACATATGCAAGAGTTCAG GGTTTGGAGGATCTAAAGGAACACTTCAAGAGCTCAAAATTTCCGTGCGAGGCTGAGCTTTACCTTCCGGTGTTTTTTTCGCCTCCACGGGACGGGAAGCAGTTAACGGAACCAGTCTCTATCAAGATCAACGGCGTCACCGGGATCAATAGCAATCATCTTTTTGAGCCTATGGACGGTCAAGATCACTCTGTGGGTGGATCATGTTGCGGCAGTGACAATGATAACAGTCAGGAAGATGGATTATCCGGCAGTAGCATAGACGGTGGGCGAAGTTTGACGGTGGTAGGAGAGACGTCTTTCTAG